In the Bacillus sp. FJAT-42376 genome, GGCAGATTCAGCTGTAGGGGATGTAATTATTACGCTTGGAGAGAACCTGACTCCTCAGCAAAAGCAAACCGTTTTACAGGATTTAAATGCTCCAGAGAACGCACAGACTGTAACGGTTTCCAATCAGGAGGAACATAAATATCTCGGCCAGTATATACCGAAAAGCCAAATTGGAACAAAGGCACTTTCCTCTTCCTCGATTACGATCGAAAAGGCAGGATCCGGCCTGGAAGTGAAAACGAAAAACATTAATGTGATTACAGATGAAATGTACTTGAACGCTCTAATGACGGCAGGCGTAAAAGACGCTACCGTTCAGGTAACCGCGCCAATTGAAGTATCGGGAACCGCTGCGCTTACCGGCTTAATTAAAGCGTATGAAGTCAGCACCGATAAAGTCATTCCTGAAGATGTTAAACAAGTCGCAAACGAAGAACTGGTCACAACTTCTAAGCTTGGACAGAAACATGGAGAAGAAAACGCTTCTGCCCTTATGGCAAAAGTGAAAGAAGAAGTAGCTAAAAACGGAGTTCCGGCGAATGACGATGAGCTTCGGACCATGATTGAAAATGCTGCAAAGGAATTGGGCATTACCTTAACTGAGAACGAGATTAATAGTTTAATTTCATTATTCAATAAAATGAAGGATGCCAACGTCGACTGGAATCAAGTAAGCCAGCAGCTGGATCAGGCGAAAGAAAAGATTACGAAATACCTGAATTCAGAAGAAGGCCAGAACTTTATTGATCAGGTTATTCAATTCTTTGCAGCTCTCTGGAACGCAATTGTGTCCATTTTCAGCGGAGGCAGTCAGCAAAACGGATAATATCAAATGAGGCAGCCGCAATTAAGGGCTGCCTCATTTTTATAGAAAAATCTTGAGATCATAGAATGCATCAATCGAATCATCCCACATTCATCCTTTTAAATTACTTCACCTTAGCCGCCAGCGGAAGATCGAGCTTCAGCAGGTCTTCATAGGATTCTCTTCGAATGACGAGCTGTGCTTCACCATTTTCTGCAAATACAACAGGCGGTCTGGCAATTCTATTGTAATTATTCGCCATCGAATATCCGTAAGCGCCCGTACAGAAAACAGCCAGCAAATCCCCTGCCGATGTTTCAGGCAGTTCAATGTCCCAAAGAAGCATATCGCCGCTTTCACAGCATTTTCCTGCAATGGATACTTCTTTGCTGCACACATCATTCATCCGGTTGGCCAGGGCAGCTTCGTATTTTGCCTGATATAGCGCAGGCCGGATGTTATCACTCATCCCTCCGTCGACCGCAATGTACTCACGGATATTGGGAACCTCTTTCCGCGATCCGATTTTATACAAAGTAGTCCCTGCATCTCCCACAAGAGATCTGCCCGGCTCAATCCATATTTCCGGAATCTCCATGTCGAGGAGCCGCGACTGTGCTTTCACCGCCTGAATCATTTGTTCCACATACGATGCAGGGTGAAGCGGTTCGTCTTCAGCTGTATAGCGTATTCCAAAGCCTCCGCCCAGGTTCACGACAGATGGGACAAATCCAAAGCTGTCTTTCCATTCTCTGATCTTTTTAAAAATCTTTTC is a window encoding:
- a CDS encoding DUF1002 domain-containing protein, which translates into the protein MKKVFAAMLAACMIAVPQIGLADSAVGDVIITLGENLTPQQKQTVLQDLNAPENAQTVTVSNQEEHKYLGQYIPKSQIGTKALSSSSITIEKAGSGLEVKTKNINVITDEMYLNALMTAGVKDATVQVTAPIEVSGTAALTGLIKAYEVSTDKVIPEDVKQVANEELVTTSKLGQKHGEENASALMAKVKEEVAKNGVPANDDELRTMIENAAKELGITLTENEINSLISLFNKMKDANVDWNQVSQQLDQAKEKITKYLNSEEGQNFIDQVIQFFAALWNAIVSIFSGGSQQNG